The window GTGTGTCAAGGACCTGATCGCCCTCGGTGTCGTCCTGTCTGCGAAAGGGAAATGTGGAAATTGtatgttattttgaaaatgatccaCTGTCATGTAAATGAACAGGCGTCCACGGATCCTGATGTTTTTTCACTGGAGCATTGCGTATTTTGAATAACACATCATGTGTTCGAACCTGCTGCTCATTAGCTTCTGAATGAGCTCCACGCTGGCACGGTTGATCATGAGATACTGCGCTTCATTCACCAGGGAGAGGGATGTGGAGGTGGCAGCTACAAGGGAAAGACTTTATATTACCCCAGTGACTTGTTcaatatgaagaaaaacattctgATCTCTGGTTTGCGCAGCCCCACATCCTCAAAGAGCCTGAAAACTAGTGAAAGAGGTGTGAGCAAATTTGTCAGcactaatgaaaacatgcaCTCGTAATTCAATTTGGATAAAATATTCCATCATAGTGAGTGTCATTTTTTACTGCAACATCAATCTCAACCTCAATCCAACAAGATGTCCTTGAAAGactctgtaaatgtaaatttgaaCATCTGCAATTCAATGACAACCGGACAAACTCTGCTGACAAAGACTGAGTGATacgatcaaaagctccagaacagctactaaatgcACCTTGTGATAagattgttttttcaaataGCAACACATATCGTGATgtaaaaaatgaacatgaaaagttgttaaaagataaaaaagtcatattggAATTGGCTCATCCAGTGAACTAAATATAATCCATCatattaatgcaaaaatgaattcaataaTGCCGTAAGGCGGGGTGGCTCACTGATGCAACATTACAAGCAAAAAGCCTCAAAGTTACACGAGAGGTTGGTATATTTGTCACAAGTACTAATAGTCACACTGAGTTTCCTAAAGGCTGAGAGATTAATCTTGATGATGCCATCGGGGTCATCAGAGTCTACAGATTACAAACGCGGAAGGATATGGGCATTTAGCAGTCAGATAGGGTCGTGAAAAGATACatcagttgcattatgggaaaggtaggattcatttttttccaagcTGACTCATACCAGGGACTAAAAGTCTGGATATTTCGTCTGAGACTCCCGAGaggcagattttttaaaaaaggctgtaGAAAATCTGCGCAGCAAAGGAGGATATATCCCTTTTTCTATTCCTTAGTTTTAGGCAAGCTCCCAAAACACCAGGGTCCActcttcccataatgcaactggaTAGTATCTCTGTGTTAGATCCTCCCTGACTGGTAAATACCCACGTCTTTCAAACAGCCAGATTGTAACGCAGGCTTTCTGTTAAAAAGCCCGAGCTTAGACATCATCGGGGTAATTTTCCCAGACTTGACAGAAGTCCTTCACAGGCTGAGAACTACTAACCATAACACGAAAAACTGAACTATATGTATAAAACCGATGGTACCAATGGCTACCCTGGTATATCAAAATCTCTTCTTATACAAATCCTTATTGCCTGATGGTATATATATGAATGCCTCCACAGCGGTATCAGATGAACTAAAGCACCCCTTCATGGACAGCACCCGTCAATATGTTCCTCTGAATGTAACAAAGTGGATGTAATTAagctattaaattaaatatgaatatgttctGCATTAAATTGATGCTTTTAACCAGGATAACTTGCAAAAGCAGAAAAGGATGAATTTTTTCCTAGTGAGCAGCTGAAGGGAATGCAAGGTCACAGCCACAACCAGGTGGTATTAGCAGGATATGTGACCCTGGATTGCTCATGTAGACTTTTGCAGTTAAATCCAGCGTAAAGAAATAAGAGCCAGGCAGAACAGGGAGAATGAATAAATAGGTACCTCCACTCTGCCTCTTCTTCATGTCACGAGTGAAATCAGGACTCTGTCTGATCAGGCGGCATGGCTGTCCAAGGAAGTCTGAGAGCCATGATGCAGCCTCATCCCCACAGTCGACAGTCTCCACCctggggagagggaggaggattaTGTTCTGTAGGCCCTGAGGGAAATCTACAGGGTTTGATAATGCTTATCATTTGGTGGAACAACTACAGTAATACAAGAATCAGTGGATATATAGATTTTTGCTTTGTAACTTGTGATTTGTCATAAGGAGATCAATATAATCTCTagctcactgtttgtttttccattaaaaGTGGTAAATAAGTGGAGTTTCATATAAAATTGAGAGCGAGGAGATCTTCTAATGCCATCTACTGTAGAAAGATAGCGTCAAGAACAGTGGAGCGAGAGAATGCACTGATACGAGCGCCAAAGCGCGGCACAAATGACATGTGTCACAGTAtttcctgcagctgcagcattCAGTTGTTTTAACGTTGCCAGCTCACCTGTCACCACAAACTTTGCTCTGACACACACGATAGCTTGTGTGCATTTGAGTGTTGTTTTCCAGGGGAACCGAGATGCTATCCATGCCTGCAGagcaaaaaaagatatataaatcCTCTAACTAAGAGAATTTATAGCAGAAAATCCGGCCAACTGAAATTTCTTTTGGTTAAGcagtttgcttttcttttttctttcaagtgAGCCGCTGACAGACCTGACCTGATGCCTGCAGGAGCAATCTGTTTGAGGGCCGGTGGACTTGTGGGCGGACGAGGCATAAACGCGGCTCTCTCTTCTGGCTCAGGCACACGCCGTTTCCATTCACCACCATCCAGCTTCTGTCATACAGTAAGCCCAGCGGTCCCACCGGCCAGTCGTGGACCTGCATGAAGAACAGCACAGAGTCAAATCCGAGCAagagagaagggaaagaaaTTGAACAGACAGGGACAGagtaaagtgaaagaaaaaagataaacaatcCATTATATGGTTTGTCCTCAAACCTCATAGGCTCCACATGATTTGATGGGATATATGTAGATGTTGGTCAGTGTATAAGCCTCCCTGTGGCTGTTTGAGTCTCCGTGTCCAAATCCCCTCAGTGATGCTTCTGTAGGCTTTGCCCTCTCATCTGCTATGACTGTACCTCCATTAGTGATGTTGATTGGAGGATCTTCATGTAAGCCTTCGGATGCTGCTGTGGCTGTTTTTAGCTTCTCTAGTCTCACTTGGTCCACTGTGACCGGCTTCTCCACGAAGCACTGAGCAACAAAGTTCAGGAACTTTTGACAGTCTTCAAATGTCGACATGTAGCCAAAGGACACGCGCACGGATCCGGTCGGCTGGCCGTCCACCAGGTCGATGCTGTCTCCGCAGACGTGGCCGGCCTTGAAGAGGCAAAACACAGCATTGTATTCCACCTGCACATGCCCTTAACagacattgacatttttcctACTACTGTATCTCTAACCTGCACGTTTCTCCGCATCTGCTGATTGGTGATCCCTAGAAAGGACTGACAGGCCCCGGTGTTGCAGAAGCAGCCCGTCCGCACATGGATATTGTACAGACTGGCCATTCTGTCCACCTGAGGAACGACAGAGGCTCTGTTTAAATACGTACCAACCCTGCCTATGCATAAAACATGCGGTAATCCAACTGTTGTGAAACTGAAATTTGCACCTGAGAATACCCAATTATCTGCCCGTGAGAATCCTTGAGGTTGAAGTTTACGATCGCTCCCTGTGTGCTTGGACTCTCAAACTGGCCTTCTGTGTATATCTGAGCCACCGGCTGCCCGTTGCCATGGCAAAGACTTGACAGCAGCATGTAAGTGTAGCGTGCCAAGCCATAGGTGTGCTGTTGGATATTGTGCATGCCCCCTGAAGGCAAAAAGGGATTAAGACAGGAGTGCTGTTCATGTTAACCTTAAGCAAATCGTGAATGACTTGCATATGTATTATTAAATttgtgctttcattttttttttaatatatatatacacatgctcTGGTACAGTACCTGTGATCCTGTAAAGAGCTTCAAAACCGTGATTTAGAGCAATGACATCCAAGAAAGAAACAGTCCCATCTTCAAATCTGTATCAGGGAGAAAGAGCACACTGCGTTTTAGAATAAGGATGCAGCAGCTACAGAACAACTGTGAGCTTTCAGAGAATATCTAGGATTTGACAGGCTCGTACAGTGCTTTACCTGTCAGAAATGTTTGCTGCCTGAACATAATAATCCTCTCCAGAAAGGTAGGCTGCTGCTGTGCCTCCTCCAAAATAAGTCTTCTTTAGCATTCCTGCTGCGTCGTTTCGGACAAGAAGGGCCCCCAGACCTGTGGGGAAGCCGAAGATCTTATAGAAGGAGATGGGGATGAAGTCGGCGGGGCACTCCTGCAGGTTCAGAGGGGAGCAGCTGACATGAGAGGCTGCATCGAGCAGCACAAACCAGCGGCCCTGGTGGTCACACGCTGGGTAAAGGCGTCTCGTCTGGATGCCCCTCACGAGGCTGAGGGGATACTTCCTCCCCGAGAAGTTGCTCTGCGCCGGGTAGCTGAAGAGGTGCGGCGTCTGACAAGTAACATCTTCACCTTTCGTCCTCGCCCTGTTCTCCACTTCCTGCGGGGAGACAGGCAGGGCGACCACCCTCCGGCCACAACACAGCCCTCTCATGCCCACTACAGAGGTATGGCTGTCGGTGAGGTAGCAGAAGTGACTTCCCGCCTCGCTCTCAGTCTGGGGCCTCCAGGGAAAGCTCTCAGCCACTAATTTGAGTGCGGCCGTACAACCAGAAGTGAAAATCACAGAGTACTCCTCAGGGGTGGCGTTAAAATGCTGCAATACCCTGtaagaaaatgttatgttttttttaaactcatctCATCCAGGAAAGTACCATTCAAAGTAACCACAGGGGCCCATTATAAATGCCTTGGAGGGCCTTTACCTGTATCTGACCCTGTCCACTGTATCTTGTGTCAATCTGCTGCTGGGGCTGTGGCTGTGAGGGTTTCCTATTGGGACACATAACGATACT is drawn from Anoplopoma fimbria isolate UVic2021 breed Golden Eagle Sablefish chromosome 6, Afim_UVic_2022, whole genome shotgun sequence and contains these coding sequences:
- the mocos gene encoding molybdenum cofactor sulfurase gives rise to the protein MDFQTLCTFDTFKSLCSHYGYGGTLKDVIEQEFTRIKGITYLDHAATTLYPECLLRDYFQDVSRNVYGNPHSHSPSSRLTQDTVDRVRYRVLQHFNATPEEYSVIFTSGCTAALKLVAESFPWRPQTESEAGSHFCYLTDSHTSVVGMRGLCCGRRVVALPVSPQEVENRARTKGEDVTCQTPHLFSYPAQSNFSGRKYPLSLVRGIQTRRLYPACDHQGRWFVLLDAASHVSCSPLNLQECPADFIPISFYKIFGFPTGLGALLVRNDAAGMLKKTYFGGGTAAAYLSGEDYYVQAANISDRFEDGTVSFLDVIALNHGFEALYRITGGMHNIQQHTYGLARYTYMLLSSLCHGNGQPVAQIYTEGQFESPSTQGAIVNFNLKDSHGQIIGYSQVDRMASLYNIHVRTGCFCNTGACQSFLGITNQQMRRNVQAGHVCGDSIDLVDGQPTGSVRVSFGYMSTFEDCQKFLNFVAQCFVEKPVTVDQVRLEKLKTATAASEGLHEDPPINITNGGTVIADERAKPTEASLRGFGHGDSNSHREAYTLTNIYIYPIKSCGAYEVHDWPVGPLGLLYDRSWMVVNGNGVCLSQKREPRLCLVRPQVHRPSNRLLLQASGMDSISVPLENNTQMHTSYRVCQSKVCGDRVETVDCGDEAASWLSDFLGQPCRLIRQSPDFTRDMKKRQSGAATSTSLSLVNEAQYLMINRASVELIQKLMSSRQDDTEGDQVLDTQNVISRFRANLVIAGVEPFVEDNWPHLIIGNTQFLVAGQCGRCQMIGVDQENGTKTKEPLMSLSAYRKGKVTFGVYLTHQLPEGSSKVSVLSAGSLIQPETNSS